The Anaerolineales bacterium region CGACCCCGCGCACGCGCCGCAAAACCTGAGCCGCGAAGATATTTTGGTCGTGCCGTTCACCGACGTGGGCTGGACACCGCTGCTGGCTTGCATCGGCGGCATTGTGGCGGAGACCGGCGGGCAACTTTCGCATACCGCCATCGTGGCGCGCGAATACGGACTGCCCGCCGTAGTGAGCGTGAAGCGCGCCACCCAACGCGTGCGCGAAGGACAACGGTTGCTCGTGGACGGCGGCGAGGGGCTTGTGTATTTAAATCACGGGGCCACGGAGACAGAGAGAATTTAAACTCTGCGACTCGGTGTCTCCGTATCTCAAAGCGGATTGGTCGGTTTAATTGTTAATTCGCAAATCTCGCTTTTCAAGCGTTTCTTGCGCAAGGGCGACATGAATGTCGCGTTACGATTTCCGTTTTCACCTATGATGTCTCAGGTGAGTTACACAAGTCATTCAGGAGGCTGAACCATGAACACGACTTTGATCCTTGTTGCGGCTGGGGTCGGCTATCTCTTCGGTTCGATCTCGTTCGCGCGCGTGGTGGCGCGACTCTTTGCGCCGAACATTGACCCAGCGAACGTCAAGCTCGACATCAAAGGCACGGACGAGAAAATGGAGCTCGGCGTGGTGAGCGCGACGACGCTTTCGATGCAGGGAGGCCCGAAACTCGGATTCATGACCGCCATGCTCGATATGCTGAAGGTGGGTTTGCCCACATTCTATTTCAAAACGCAATTTCCCGACGAGTATTATTTTCTGGTAACCGCGCTGGCAGGCATGATTGGTCACGTTTGGCCCGTGTGGTATCGCTTCAAAGGCGGGCGCGGCTTGACCGCCGTCTACGGCGCGATGTTCACCGTGGACTGGATCGGCACGATCGTCACCTTCTTCGGCGGGTTGTTGCTGGGCATTATCGTCATCCGCGACCTGCTCGTGGCGTATCTTTCGGGGCTGTGGCTGTTGACGATCTGGCTCTGGTTCCGCACGCATGAGATCGCCTACGTGTGGTTCGGCATTGCGGCAAACCTGATCTTTCTTTTTTCGATGATTCCCGAGATCAAACAATACATTGATTTCAGGCGGCGCGGCTTCGGCGCGGACATCGGCGACACCGTGCAGATGACCGGGATGGGACGCGGCATTTACCGCTTCGCCAAACGGTTGGGCTTGATGCGCGACACTTCACCCTCTCCCA contains the following coding sequences:
- a CDS encoding glycerol-3-phosphate acyltransferase; translated protein: MNTTLILVAAGVGYLFGSISFARVVARLFAPNIDPANVKLDIKGTDEKMELGVVSATTLSMQGGPKLGFMTAMLDMLKVGLPTFYFKTQFPDEYYFLVTALAGMIGHVWPVWYRFKGGRGLTAVYGAMFTVDWIGTIVTFFGGLLLGIIVIRDLLVAYLSGLWLLTIWLWFRTHEIAYVWFGIAANLIFLFSMIPEIKQYIDFRRRGFGADIGDTVQMTGMGRGIYRFAKRLGLMRDTSPSPSGRGRGEGAP